The genomic window CCCTTATAGGATGGGGCGACTATCGTTGGAATCTGCTCAACCCGGGGCCAGGTTTTTATGAATATCGTTTCGTCCCCACTTCCACTCTCTATATCGCGGAATAGCTCGCCGGCGACGTGGTCAACTTCACCTATGACAACGTGGTCTATTCCGAGCCTCTCCCGTTCCTCCTTCCTGAAGTCGAGTTGCCAGGCTCCTGGTCCACCAACGACGAGCTTGAACTTCAGGTTCTTTGTCTCCCTAACCCGGTTTATCCTCTCGACGAGCTCCCTGAACTTGACGCTCGTGTAGTTCTTCCACCGGCCGCCGTTCGTGAACATCATGCTCACAGGTCCGAGGCCAAGGGGGTCCATCTCGTACAGGGCAACCACGGTAGTATCCTCACCAATGAAGCGCTCGACGGTTCGCGGGTGGGCAACCACGACCTCATCCCGTCTGAAACCGTCCCGTAGCAGTGCCGCCTCAACCTTTCTGAGCCCGTAGGGAGCCTGACTTAGAACGCCGTTTTCGTCAGTTAGCTGAGTATCGAGGAGGCGGAAGACCCACTTGGGTAGCTTGTTGTAGGGTGCACATCCTAAAAAATCGAGGAGGGGCACGTCGTGGTATGTGCTCGTCAGCGTTTCGTCGGTGGTAAGGACGATGCGTGTCATTGTGCACCACCATTGGTATGAAGAAAATCTTGCATATATACGCTTTTCGGATTTCAGTAGTGTTTAAAGATAAAACTTCAATACTCTAATATACTAACTAAAAACTATTGTAAAAATGAATTGAAACCACTAAGCCTTTTCAACTACTCCGTGCTTTTCCAAAATTTCGAGGACCTTCTCGACCGGCAGGACGTACCTAACATGACCGTTGCCCTTCATTGTCTTCGCCTCCAATAATGCGTTTATTATCGCCTCCTCGGTTGCCTCTGCAGTGGCTCTGAAAAGCCTGCTCAGTACGTTGTCCGGCAGAAAGCTCACCATTTCTGGTTCCTTTCCAAATGGAGTGCTCTGGGCAGTTGAGAAGGCCAGAACAACGTCGCCACTACCGTGGTATGCGTAGCCACCCGTTCTCGCAAGCCCTATCACTGCCCTCTTCGCGAGTCTCTTCAACTGCCGGGCCGTCAGAGGGGCATCAGTGGCTACCACCATTGAAATGCTTCCTCTCCCGGAGATGCCCCTTCCGGGGTAGTCACTAAGGTAGAGTCCAACGGGGATTCCGGCGATGGTTAAATCCTCCCTTCTGCCAAAGTTCGCCAAGACGAGAGAAGCAACGGTGTACTCCTCACCGCCTATCTCGACAATCCTTGACGAAGAGCCTATCCCTCCTTTGAACTCAAAAGCGCTCATTCCCGTGCCGGCTCCAACAGAACCTTCCTCAAAGTCCAGTCTGGCATTTTTGAGGGCCTCGAAGTAATGCTCCTCTTTAACGGCCATCTTCTGGACGTTGTTGAGATAAGAGTCGTTACACTCCATGACGACCGGGGAGACGCTCTTCAAATCGGGATTGAGTTCAATCATATGCTTAACTACTGCGCTTGCCACGGTGTAGACGCTCAGCGTGTTTGTTAGAGCTATCGGCGTTTCGATGTATCCGAGCTCCTCAACTTGGATAAAACCAATTGGCTTTGAGTAGCCGTTCATGACGAAGGTTGCCGAGAAAAGCCGTTCCCTATATGGGTTCTTTACAGGTGGGAGGAGAACTGTAACGCCCGTCCTTACGTCGTCTCCTTCAACTAGCGTTGTATGGCCGACTTTAACGCTCAGGTCCGCTATCGAGTTCCTTTTTCCGTTCTCATAAAGGCCGATTTTTATTCCCAGCTCGGGGGCCTTCATGGTACCACCTCTTTTACGTTGGGAGAAGGATTTAACAAACTTGTCCAATCAACGCTTATAAAGAGGCAAAACCGAGTTGTGACCATGAAACTCAGGACTGGTTACTTCATCGCGGTTCCCTCTCTTGCTTTCCTGCTGATTTTCTTCTACCTGCCCCTAGCCGATATCCTACAATTGGGCCTCTGGGAAAACGGCCCGACATTACGGTTCCTCTCCTCTGTTTTGAGTAACTCCTACCACCGCTGGGTTATTCTCTTCACAATCGGTCAGGCGTTGGCATCGACCCTTTTGACTCTCCTAATCGGACTTCCGGGAGCTTATATCTTCGCCAAGTATGAATTCCCTGGAAAGAGGCTAATCCGAGCCCTTTTGACGGTTCCATTCGTAATGCCCGGCATAATGGTGGCCCTTGGGTTTATCCTCCTCTTCGGAAAGGACGGGTTCATAGCACATCTAATGGGCCATGACCCCGGTATAATCTACACATGGAAGGCCATCCTCCTAGCCCACGCCTTCTACAACTTTCCAGTTGTTGTTAGAATGGTCTCGTCGCTCTGGCAGAGGGTTAATCCCCACTACGAGGAGATGGCCAAAACGCTCGGCGCGAGGGGCTTTAAGCTCTTCTGGAAGGTTACCCTGCCCTTAATCTCGCCGGCAATCTTTGCATCTGCGATGCTTACGTTCGTCTTCTGCTTCCTGAGCTTTTCTGTCCCCTTAATCCTTGGTGGCTATCGCTACGTTACAATGGAGGTCGACATCTTTTCGACGGTAATGACGCTCCTAGATTTCAGAACCGGCGCGGCCCTAGCAGTTATCCAAATAACCCTCAGTGCATTCTTCATGTACATCTACCTTCGTTCCCTCGATGCCTACTCAAAGAGGGAGGAGCAAAGAGTCCTTCAGAGGCCGGCGAGACTTACACGTGAAGACCTTTTCAGCCTCAAGGGACTGGGGATAATCCTCTATTCTGCCCTCGTTTTCGTCTTCATTGTTGTCCCCCTGATTGCCATAGTCTATGATTCCCTCCTCTATAACGGCCATCTGAGCCTTGAGAACTATCGCAGGGTTTTTTCCCCTGAGTACAACCCGATGTTCGGAATCTCGACCCTTGGAACGATTAAAAACTCCCTCCTTTTCGGCTTCACAACAGTTGTTCTCTCAATCATGATAGCCCTTCCCTTAGCGTATCTCCTTAACCGCCACGATTTCAGGGGGAAGGGGGTTCTCGACGTTCTCGTAATGCTCCCTCTCGCGAGCTCGCCGGTAACGGTCGCTCTCGGCTACATCATGGCCTTCCAGTCAACACCCCTCTACTACACCTTCTGGATTGTGGCCATAGCCCACTCGGTAATTGCTTACCCCTTCGTTTTCCGCTCTCTCTCAACGGGACTCGGTAAGATAAAACGGAACCTGCGCGAAGCGGCCTTAGCCCTCGGGGCCAACGAGTGGAGGGCCTTTTTAAGGGTTGAGTTTCCCCTCGCCTTTGGAAGCTTCCTTGTCGGGGCAATCTTTGCCTTCGCGATGAGCATTGCCGAGCTCGGTGCAACCTACATGCTTGCCAAGCCTGAATACACCACTATGAGCCTCGCGGTCTACAAGTTCTTAGGTGCGAGGCATTTTGGCAGTGCCTCGGCTTTATCTGTGCTCCTCATGCTCGTTTCGGCAGTTGGATTCCTGATAATAGAGGGGGTCGGTGAGGAGGTATGGTGAGCGTCGAACTGAGAAACGTTGAAAAACGCTGGGAGGGATTTGAACTTCACGTTGACCTCTCCGTTAAAGATGGCGAGTTTCTCACGTTCCTTGGCCCGAGCGGTTGTGGAAAGACGACGACGCTGAGGATAATAGCGGGCCTTGAAAGGCCCGACTCCGGGAGGGTTCTCTTCAGTGGGAGGGACGTTACCGAACTGGAACCCTACGAGAGGAACATTGGCATAGTTTTCCAGGATTACGCGCTCTTTCCGCATATGACCGTGTTTAAAAACATCGCATTCGGCCTCGAGATGAGAAAGCTTCCAAGGGCTGAAATCGAAAAAAGGGTGAAGTGGGCCCTTGAGCTCGTCAAGCTGAAGGGCTTTGAGAACCGCTATCCCGAACAGCTCTCGGGTGGACAGCAACAGAGGGTTGCACTTGCTAGGGCCCTCGTTGTCGAGCCGGAGGTTCTTCTCCTCGACGAGCCACTGAGTAACCTTGATGCCAAGATAAGGGAGCGTTTGCGGTCTGAAATACGAAGAATTCAGCGTGAGCTCGGCATAACGACGATTTACGTTACCCACGACCAGGAGGAGGCCATGGCAATAAGCGACAGGATAGCCGTCATGAACGTCGGAACCGTTGAACAGGTCGGAAAACCCTTGGAGCTCTATTACAGGCCAAGAACAGAGTTTGTGGCCCGCTTCCTCGGGACGGGTAACATACTGGAGCTTGAAGCCGAGAATGGGGTTGCGAGGCTCGGAAACCTTGAGCTTCGTGTTGGTGTTGACGGAAAGGTTAGGGTATTCTTCAGGCCGGAGAGCGTTATCATCACCAAAGGGAGCAATGCAGAGGTTGTTGACTACGAGCTCCTTCCCGGCAGGATGAGGCTATACCTCGATGTTGAAGGCCGTTTAATAATCGCCGAGCGTCCCCTGCCGGATTTGCCCTTCGAAGCGAATCATGTTCCTTCGAGGGTTGGGATAGTGATAAGGTCTTTTTCTCTTCTCGATTTGTAACAAATTTATGTCAAAAAAAGTTTTATAAATCTGTTTTATAGCCTTTTCTGTGTCAATCAAAGGGGGGGACGCTCATGGGATGGTTTGAGGAGTACTTCCACTTTGAAAGGTATGGAACCAACATGAGAACTGAAATCCTTGCCGGCGTGACGACTTTCCTCACCATGGCGTATATCCTCTTTGTGAACCCCCAGATACTCAGCGCTGCAATGGGTAAAGAGGCGTTTGATTCACTCGTTGCGGTTACTGCGCTCTCTGCCGGCATAACGACGATTATCATGGGCCTTTACGCCAGAAAGCCATTCGCCCTCGCCCCGGGGATGGGGCTCAATGCGTACTTTGCCTATACCGTTGCCCCCAAGTATGGCTGGAGGGTTGCCCTCGCGGCAGTTTTTGTTGAGGGTCTGATTTTCATAGCGCTCACGCTGACAAAGGTCAGGAGTGCAGTAATCCATGCGATTC from Thermococcus sp. includes these protein-coding regions:
- a CDS encoding iron ABC transporter permease — translated: MKLRTGYFIAVPSLAFLLIFFYLPLADILQLGLWENGPTLRFLSSVLSNSYHRWVILFTIGQALASTLLTLLIGLPGAYIFAKYEFPGKRLIRALLTVPFVMPGIMVALGFILLFGKDGFIAHLMGHDPGIIYTWKAILLAHAFYNFPVVVRMVSSLWQRVNPHYEEMAKTLGARGFKLFWKVTLPLISPAIFASAMLTFVFCFLSFSVPLILGGYRYVTMEVDIFSTVMTLLDFRTGAALAVIQITLSAFFMYIYLRSLDAYSKREEQRVLQRPARLTREDLFSLKGLGIILYSALVFVFIVVPLIAIVYDSLLYNGHLSLENYRRVFSPEYNPMFGISTLGTIKNSLLFGFTTVVLSIMIALPLAYLLNRHDFRGKGVLDVLVMLPLASSPVTVALGYIMAFQSTPLYYTFWIVAIAHSVIAYPFVFRSLSTGLGKIKRNLREAALALGANEWRAFLRVEFPLAFGSFLVGAIFAFAMSIAELGATYMLAKPEYTTMSLAVYKFLGARHFGSASALSVLLMLVSAVGFLIIEGVGEEVW
- a CDS encoding P1 family peptidase, with amino-acid sequence MKAPELGIKIGLYENGKRNSIADLSVKVGHTTLVEGDDVRTGVTVLLPPVKNPYRERLFSATFVMNGYSKPIGFIQVEELGYIETPIALTNTLSVYTVASAVVKHMIELNPDLKSVSPVVMECNDSYLNNVQKMAVKEEHYFEALKNARLDFEEGSVGAGTGMSAFEFKGGIGSSSRIVEIGGEEYTVASLVLANFGRREDLTIAGIPVGLYLSDYPGRGISGRGSISMVVATDAPLTARQLKRLAKRAVIGLARTGGYAYHGSGDVVLAFSTAQSTPFGKEPEMVSFLPDNVLSRLFRATAEATEEAIINALLEAKTMKGNGHVRYVLPVEKVLEILEKHGVVEKA
- a CDS encoding ABC transporter ATP-binding protein, which gives rise to MVSVELRNVEKRWEGFELHVDLSVKDGEFLTFLGPSGCGKTTTLRIIAGLERPDSGRVLFSGRDVTELEPYERNIGIVFQDYALFPHMTVFKNIAFGLEMRKLPRAEIEKRVKWALELVKLKGFENRYPEQLSGGQQQRVALARALVVEPEVLLLDEPLSNLDAKIRERLRSEIRRIQRELGITTIYVTHDQEEAMAISDRIAVMNVGTVEQVGKPLELYYRPRTEFVARFLGTGNILELEAENGVARLGNLELRVGVDGKVRVFFRPESVIITKGSNAEVVDYELLPGRMRLYLDVEGRLIIAERPLPDLPFEANHVPSRVGIVIRSFSLLDL